A region of Leifsonia xyli DNA encodes the following proteins:
- a CDS encoding alpha/beta hydrolase, which translates to MDRIPLYRRWHGDPDSPHPPLLLIHGGGSTIETNWGLLLPLVEPTRSVLCVELQGHGRTASGDRPASFEGSADDVAAVLTELRLGPVDVLGFSNGGQVALQLAARHPGAVRRVIAASTPVRRDAMVDGFWDALAGGTFDDLPAPYRDADRAVSRDPDHARRMFELDRELMLGFEDFPDELLASIHAPVLVVGADRDVVRASHFVELASLLPDARLLIVPGTHGDYLGERLAASGDPAALRRTLPHLLAFLDAP; encoded by the coding sequence GTGGACCGCATCCCGCTCTACCGCCGCTGGCACGGAGACCCCGACTCGCCGCATCCGCCGTTGCTGCTCATCCACGGCGGCGGCTCGACCATCGAGACCAACTGGGGGCTGCTGCTGCCGCTCGTCGAGCCGACGCGGTCGGTGCTCTGCGTGGAGCTGCAGGGGCACGGGCGCACCGCATCCGGTGACCGGCCCGCGTCCTTCGAGGGCTCGGCGGATGACGTCGCGGCGGTGCTGACCGAGCTGCGGCTCGGGCCGGTGGATGTCCTCGGCTTCAGCAACGGCGGGCAGGTCGCGCTGCAGCTCGCAGCACGCCATCCCGGCGCGGTTCGGCGGGTGATCGCCGCCTCCACGCCCGTGCGACGGGATGCGATGGTCGACGGGTTCTGGGATGCGCTCGCTGGGGGCACGTTCGACGACCTGCCGGCGCCGTACCGCGATGCGGACCGCGCCGTCAGCCGGGACCCCGACCACGCCCGGCGGATGTTCGAGCTCGACCGGGAGCTGATGCTCGGGTTCGAGGACTTCCCGGACGAGCTGCTCGCGTCCATCCACGCGCCCGTGCTCGTCGTCGGGGCCGACCGCGACGTGGTCCGGGCGTCCCATTTCGTGGAGCTGGCGTCACTGCTGCCGGATGCCCGCCTCCTGATCGTCCCCGGAACCCACGGCGACTACCTCGGCGAACGGCTGGCCGCGTCCGGCGACCCCGCCGCCCTCCGCCGCACGCTCCCCCACCTGCTCGCCTTCCTCGACGCCCCTTAG